A genomic window from Peptococcus niger includes:
- a CDS encoding MerR family transcriptional regulator, which translates to MDKDNYYSIGQVAELCQISRKTLRYYEKIGLLIPDKVADNGYRYYDESTLLTLPVIRYYKQMGFKLDEIKELVNGAPFSTLSYEFTGKLNEHRAREWELSRMKHFISDWLELIVEAQMVIEEHLTDVTLKVLPQRTYYAMPYAFHYDYRKALINIPFNNGIENLNNHITGPVCMYFSSAEDKAAGRATDCLVVQEAYKEVPKVHSFTFPAGVYASIYHIGDFNHLSETYCKLNQWVETHDYDAEADVFERYVVDYWTTEQADLYVTELLIRVHKHRS; encoded by the coding sequence ATGGATAAGGACAACTACTACTCCATAGGCCAAGTGGCGGAGCTTTGCCAAATTTCAAGAAAGACCTTGCGCTATTATGAAAAAATAGGTTTATTGATACCGGATAAAGTTGCTGATAACGGTTACCGTTATTATGATGAAAGCACGCTTTTAACCTTGCCGGTCATTCGCTATTATAAGCAAATGGGTTTTAAGCTGGATGAGATTAAGGAACTGGTCAATGGTGCCCCTTTCAGTACCTTATCTTATGAATTTACCGGTAAACTTAATGAGCATCGGGCACGTGAATGGGAATTATCGCGGATGAAACATTTTATCAGCGACTGGTTGGAACTAATTGTGGAAGCCCAAATGGTGATTGAGGAACATTTAACCGATGTGACCCTAAAAGTACTCCCACAACGAACCTATTACGCCATGCCCTATGCCTTTCATTATGATTACCGAAAAGCGTTGATCAATATTCCATTTAACAATGGCATTGAAAATTTGAACAATCATATTACAGGCCCGGTGTGCATGTATTTTTCATCGGCTGAGGATAAAGCCGCAGGACGGGCGACGGATTGTTTGGTGGTTCAGGAAGCCTATAAAGAAGTGCCAAAAGTACATTCATTTACCTTCCCGGCAGGTGTCTATGCGAGTATTTATCATATTGGTGATTTTAATCATTTGTCGGAGACTTATTGTAAGCTAAATCAATGGGTAGAAACGCATGATTATGATGCTGAAGCAGATGTTTTTGAACGATATGTCGTGGATTACTGGACAACGGAGCAAGCAGATTTGTACGTGACTGAGTTATTAATTCGTGTTCACAAGCACAGGTCATAA
- a CDS encoding DUF4125 family protein — protein MTAKEKLIEKIIDQEWWFFSQVEGIDGRAVCQDRPKTFRRMRRAQHAIFSEATLNLLLNDYLDYQDLGRNPIAEKYAWMMRQTDPTYFAQHLAPQLVMPSPVKVAAIQELADFFALAQQEFSQDRLARQVEGRVEQSGYGEVSSLDYLTGELETWSLGTLYSALQDMQKMSASGRNPVLEIVRNTVKDFKGARSDG, from the coding sequence ATGACGGCTAAAGAAAAATTGATTGAAAAAATTATAGACCAGGAATGGTGGTTTTTTTCTCAGGTAGAAGGGATTGACGGACGCGCTGTTTGCCAAGATCGACCGAAAACATTTCGTCGTATGCGTCGAGCACAACATGCAATTTTTTCAGAAGCGACATTAAATCTACTTTTAAACGATTATTTGGATTATCAAGATCTGGGACGCAATCCGATTGCTGAAAAATATGCTTGGATGATGCGCCAAACAGACCCGACCTATTTTGCCCAGCACTTGGCACCTCAATTGGTCATGCCGTCTCCGGTTAAAGTGGCAGCTATTCAAGAACTGGCTGATTTTTTTGCGCTGGCTCAACAGGAATTTTCACAAGACCGGTTGGCAAGGCAAGTAGAAGGTCGTGTTGAGCAAAGCGGCTACGGCGAAGTATCCAGTTTAGATTATTTGACAGGAGAATTGGAGACCTGGTCCTTGGGGACGCTTTATTCGGCCTTACAAGATATGCAAAAAATGTCAGCTTCGGGAAGAAACCCTGTCCTTGAGATTGTGCGCAATACCGTAAAAGATTTTAAAGGGGCAAGATCCGATGGATAA